The following are encoded together in the Variovorax sp. PBS-H4 genome:
- a CDS encoding aminotransferase family protein gives MNNTAPIARTVGDTPQGGTVLGFYAPKGSPRPPRIARGEGIFLWDADGRRYLDATAGAVVANIGHGNPRVLAAMAEQAARVSFAYPRFFESEHNIALADRVCALAGEGFDRAFFVSGGSEANESALKLARQYAVITGQGSRSKVISRDPSYHGSTLGALAVTGDANTLNLYGPMIRAMPKVPAPLSYRVPEGHTVASHEMACADALEQTILREGPETVLAFILEPIGGLSTGAVVSSPAYFERVRQICDRHGVLVIYDEIMSGAGRTGAFLAAHHWPAARPDLVTLAKGLAAGYTPLGCLLAPDRIVDAVAGSGGFVHGHTYFTNPLSCAVAHAVVDEVIRQDLVTRARERGELLMARLRDIAARSPIVGDVRGKGLLTAIEIVADKATRRQLPTSFNAPARLTEHGLKHGIALYNRRANLGAFGDFQMITPPLTISEAEIDTLAELLETSLADLADEIARKGLAA, from the coding sequence ATGAACAACACGGCCCCCATCGCCCGCACCGTCGGCGACACGCCCCAGGGCGGCACCGTCCTCGGCTTCTACGCGCCCAAGGGCTCACCGCGCCCGCCGCGCATTGCGCGCGGCGAGGGCATCTTCCTGTGGGATGCCGACGGCCGGCGCTACCTGGACGCGACCGCCGGCGCCGTGGTGGCCAACATCGGCCACGGCAACCCGCGTGTGCTCGCCGCGATGGCGGAGCAGGCCGCGAGGGTCAGTTTTGCCTACCCGCGCTTCTTCGAGAGCGAGCACAACATCGCGCTGGCCGATCGCGTCTGCGCGCTGGCGGGCGAGGGCTTCGACCGCGCCTTCTTCGTCTCGGGCGGCTCGGAGGCCAACGAATCGGCCCTCAAGCTCGCGCGCCAGTACGCGGTGATCACGGGGCAGGGCAGCCGCAGCAAGGTGATCTCGCGCGACCCGAGCTATCACGGCTCCACGCTCGGTGCGCTCGCGGTCACCGGTGATGCGAACACGCTGAACTTGTACGGGCCGATGATCCGCGCGATGCCCAAGGTGCCGGCGCCGCTGTCGTACCGCGTGCCGGAGGGGCACACGGTGGCGTCCCACGAGATGGCGTGCGCCGACGCCCTCGAACAGACGATCCTGCGCGAAGGCCCCGAGACCGTGCTCGCCTTCATCCTCGAGCCCATCGGCGGCCTCTCGACCGGCGCGGTCGTGTCCTCGCCCGCGTACTTCGAGCGTGTGCGGCAGATCTGCGACCGCCACGGCGTGCTCGTCATCTACGACGAGATCATGAGCGGCGCCGGCCGCACCGGCGCCTTCCTCGCCGCGCACCACTGGCCCGCCGCGCGGCCCGACCTGGTCACCCTCGCCAAGGGGCTGGCCGCGGGCTACACGCCGCTGGGCTGCCTGCTGGCGCCCGACCGTATCGTCGACGCGGTGGCCGGCAGCGGCGGCTTCGTGCATGGCCACACCTACTTCACCAACCCACTCTCGTGTGCGGTCGCGCATGCGGTGGTCGACGAGGTGATCCGCCAGGACCTGGTCACGCGGGCGCGCGAACGCGGCGAGCTGCTGATGGCGCGGCTGCGCGACATCGCGGCGCGCTCGCCCATCGTGGGCGACGTGCGCGGCAAGGGACTGCTGACGGCCATCGAGATCGTGGCCGACAAGGCCACGCGGCGGCAGCTGCCCACGTCCTTCAACGCGCCCGCGCGGCTGACCGAGCACGGGCTGAAGCATGGCATCGCGCTCTACAACCGGCGCGCCAATCTCGGCGCCTTCGGCGACTTCCAGATGATCACGCCGCCGCTCACCATCAGCGAGGCCGAGATCGACACGCTGGCCGAGCTGCTCGAGACATCGCTCGCGGATCTTGCCGACGAGATCGCGCGCAAGGGCCTCGCGGCCTGA
- a CDS encoding solute carrier family 23 protein, which produces MSDSYFPRWREVGAGNTAVVAPDERLPWPQTAAMGVQHVIAMFGATVLAPILMGFNPNIAILMSGVGTLIFFLVTGGRVPSYLGSSFAFIGVVIAATGYAGQGPNANLGVALGGIIACGAVYVLIGVLVAFTNERHHKSAPIRGVEVEEIEHDVAVHWIERLMPPVVTGAVVAVIGLNLASVPIKNMAPTGFDTWMQALTFLCVGLIAVYARGMVQRLLILMGLIAASLIYAVLTNGLGLGKPIDFGPLAAAPWFGLPTFAAPVFEANAMLLIAPVAVILVAENLGHIKAVSAMTGRDLNPYLGRAFIGDGIATMVSGAAGGTGVTTYAENIGVMAATKIYSTAIFVVAALIALLLGFSPKFGALIQAIPLPVMGGVSIVVFGLIAVAGAKIWVDNRVDFSQNRNLIVAAITLILGTGDFTLKFGQFALGGIGTATFGAILLYALLNRSRPA; this is translated from the coding sequence ATGAGCGATTCCTACTTTCCCCGCTGGCGCGAGGTGGGTGCCGGCAACACGGCCGTGGTGGCGCCCGACGAGCGACTGCCCTGGCCGCAGACGGCCGCGATGGGGGTGCAGCACGTGATCGCGATGTTCGGCGCGACCGTGCTCGCGCCGATCCTCATGGGCTTCAACCCGAACATCGCGATCCTGATGAGCGGCGTCGGCACGCTGATCTTCTTCCTGGTCACCGGCGGCCGGGTGCCGAGCTACCTGGGGTCCAGCTTCGCTTTCATCGGGGTGGTGATCGCGGCCACCGGCTACGCCGGCCAGGGGCCGAACGCCAACCTCGGCGTGGCACTGGGCGGGATCATCGCCTGCGGCGCGGTCTACGTGCTGATCGGGGTGCTGGTCGCGTTCACCAACGAGCGGCACCACAAGTCGGCGCCGATCCGGGGCGTCGAGGTGGAGGAGATCGAGCACGACGTCGCGGTGCACTGGATCGAGCGGCTGATGCCGCCGGTGGTGACCGGCGCGGTGGTGGCGGTGATCGGGCTCAACCTGGCGAGCGTCCCGATCAAGAACATGGCGCCGACCGGCTTCGACACCTGGATGCAGGCGCTGACCTTCCTGTGCGTGGGCTTGATCGCGGTCTACGCGCGCGGCATGGTGCAACGCCTGCTGATCCTCATGGGACTGATTGCGGCCAGCCTGATCTACGCCGTGCTCACCAACGGGCTGGGCCTGGGCAAGCCGATCGATTTCGGCCCGCTGGCGGCGGCACCCTGGTTCGGCCTGCCGACGTTCGCGGCGCCGGTGTTCGAGGCGAACGCCATGCTGCTGATCGCGCCGGTTGCTGTGATCCTCGTGGCCGAGAACCTGGGCCACATCAAGGCGGTGAGCGCGATGACGGGGCGCGATCTCAATCCGTACCTGGGGCGCGCCTTCATCGGCGACGGCATCGCGACGATGGTGAGCGGCGCGGCCGGCGGCACCGGTGTCACCACCTATGCCGAGAACATCGGCGTGATGGCGGCCACCAAGATCTATTCCACGGCGATCTTCGTGGTGGCGGCGCTGATCGCGCTGCTGCTGGGCTTCAGCCCCAAGTTCGGCGCATTGATCCAGGCCATTCCGTTGCCGGTGATGGGCGGCGTGAGCATCGTGGTCTTCGGCCTGATCGCGGTCGCGGGCGCCAAGATCTGGGTCGACAACCGGGTGGACTTCTCGCAGAACCGGAATTTGATCGTCGCGGCCATCACGCTGATCCTGGGCACCGGCGACTTCACGCTCAAGTTCGGTCAGTTCGCATTGGGCGGCATCGGCACCGCGACCTTCGGTGCGATTCTGTTGTACGCCCTGTTGAACCGCTCGCGTCCCGCCTGA
- a CDS encoding LysR family transcriptional regulator translates to MKYTHDRLDLLATFIRIGESGSLSKAARLLDTTQPTVSRRLLELERLLGCKLALRTTASFSLTDEGRSLLAEAHDLTDRWSGLSHRLSGGQSRPEGTLRVIGPSGYGTGFLTDAVTDLRAAHPGLRIELTLTDRVVDLAASGAECWVCVGEVRDPGLVSRHLGAMERVLIATPGLLKRTGPVTLARLPMLPCVGLVPYVEGSVRLLDSSGRSRMVRLDTPIKTDSLLSSYRAILNGAGIGAAAPWMCHADIQAGRLKRVLPRWWLEPIGIHVALPPGLYRPARVTAFIEALKQRMHALPGFRPA, encoded by the coding sequence ATGAAGTACACCCACGACCGCCTGGACCTGCTTGCCACCTTCATCCGCATCGGCGAGAGCGGGTCGCTCAGCAAGGCGGCGCGGTTGCTCGACACCACGCAGCCGACGGTCAGCCGGCGGCTGCTGGAGCTGGAGCGGCTGCTGGGCTGCAAGCTGGCGCTGCGCACGACCGCGAGCTTCTCGCTGACCGACGAAGGCCGTTCGCTGTTGGCCGAGGCGCACGACCTGACCGATCGGTGGTCGGGCCTGTCGCACCGGCTCTCGGGCGGCCAGAGCCGGCCGGAGGGGACCTTGCGCGTGATCGGACCTTCGGGCTACGGCACCGGCTTCCTGACGGACGCCGTGACGGACCTGCGGGCCGCGCACCCCGGACTGCGGATCGAACTGACTTTGACCGATCGCGTGGTCGACCTCGCGGCCTCGGGCGCGGAATGCTGGGTGTGCGTGGGCGAGGTACGCGATCCCGGGCTGGTGAGCCGCCACCTCGGCGCGATGGAGCGCGTGCTGATCGCCACGCCGGGCCTGCTCAAGCGCACCGGCCCGGTCACCCTCGCGCGGCTGCCCATGCTGCCCTGCGTGGGCCTGGTGCCTTATGTGGAAGGCAGCGTGCGCCTGCTCGACAGCTCGGGCCGCTCGCGCATGGTGCGGCTGGACACGCCCATCAAGACCGACAGCCTGCTGTCGAGCTACCGCGCGATCCTCAACGGCGCCGGCATCGGCGCAGCCGCGCCCTGGATGTGCCATGCGGACATCCAGGCCGGCCGGCTCAAGCGGGTGCTGCCGCGCTGGTGGCTGGAGCCGATCGGCATCCACGTGGCGCTGCCGCCGGGGCTGTACCGGCCGGCGCGGGTGACGGCTTTCATCGAGGCCTTGAAGCAGCGCATGCATGCACTGCCGGGGTTCAGGCCCGCGTGA
- a CDS encoding Bug family tripartite tricarboxylate transporter substrate binding protein, which yields MIHRLLQTALACASLAFAAAAPAQIAANKGPVKLIVGYPAGGSADVQARTLSDKLAAELGTTVVVDNRTGAGGQIAADYVRNAAPDGLTVLLANMHMMVMLPLTSKSVRYDPVKDFKAVGRVASFYEGIAVPAALPAKDVKQWLAIARADPQKASYGVPAPGSVAQFMGYRLGAEAKVNLVAAPYRGAAPLVQDLLGDQIAAGITPIADLVAYQQAGKLKVLAVNGAKRAALLPDVPTLKELGQPHFDNLEWTGLFVPAGTPKPIVDQLHAALGKALANKEVQERLLKLSSDPHPSTGEELSRLIEDDLKRWGPVVKASGFTSE from the coding sequence ATGATCCATCGTCTCCTGCAGACCGCGCTGGCCTGCGCCAGCCTCGCCTTCGCCGCTGCCGCGCCCGCGCAGATCGCCGCCAACAAGGGCCCCGTCAAGCTGATCGTGGGCTACCCGGCGGGGGGCTCGGCCGATGTGCAGGCGCGCACCCTGTCCGACAAGCTCGCGGCCGAGCTCGGCACCACCGTGGTGGTCGACAACCGCACCGGGGCCGGTGGCCAGATCGCGGCCGACTACGTGCGCAACGCCGCGCCCGACGGCCTCACCGTGCTGCTGGCCAACATGCACATGATGGTGATGCTGCCCCTGACCTCGAAGTCGGTGCGCTACGACCCGGTGAAGGACTTCAAGGCGGTGGGCCGTGTCGCCAGCTTCTACGAAGGCATCGCCGTGCCCGCCGCGCTGCCGGCCAAGGACGTGAAGCAGTGGCTGGCCATCGCGCGCGCCGATCCGCAGAAGGCCAGCTACGGCGTGCCCGCGCCGGGCAGCGTCGCGCAGTTCATGGGCTACCGCCTCGGTGCCGAAGCCAAGGTCAACCTGGTGGCGGCACCCTATCGCGGCGCGGCGCCGCTGGTGCAGGACCTGCTGGGCGACCAGATCGCTGCCGGCATCACGCCCATCGCCGACCTGGTGGCCTACCAGCAGGCCGGCAAGCTGAAGGTGCTGGCGGTCAACGGCGCGAAACGCGCCGCGCTGCTGCCCGACGTGCCCACGCTCAAGGAGCTGGGCCAGCCGCACTTCGACAACCTCGAATGGACCGGCCTGTTCGTTCCGGCCGGAACGCCCAAGCCCATCGTCGACCAGCTGCATGCGGCGCTCGGCAAGGCGCTGGCCAACAAGGAGGTGCAGGAGCGGCTGCTCAAGCTCAGCAGCGATCCGCATCCGAGCACCGGCGAAGAGCTGAGCCGGCTCATCGAAGACGACCTCAAGCGCTGGGGGCCCGTGGTCAAGGCCTCGGGCTTCACCTCCGAATGA
- a CDS encoding AsmA-like C-terminal region-containing protein yields the protein MKLTRARRWVIGSVITLLLLLGGGAWIAWRLLPSDEQLAARVSESFERASGIGLRVGGASWSLRPAPVVVLRDLATDQSRPITVRRVVLRPRLAALLRHTIAIEAVDVEGAVLPRASVRAFRGRWKTDELSGAMPWIPADTPIERLRLNDVVWINRQDIALAYDADVRFDPGWRPREAELQRPGVSPTTRLHLAREGNEDRWRVEIDAGGGTWNGEAELHTSEQGHLRLTAQLEPRGVDVGELVGAFRRHQAVQGRFNGRTEVRSEGDDVGELMRHLNTRTRFVMRPATIKGFDLSKVVGAPNAARGGQTVLDELTGTVETQTTEDGILLRYIGLKARSGVLSASGSASVLNRRLDGEMAIDLVDGMVGVPLKLAGTLDNPQVSMTGGALAGAAVGTAVLPGVGTAIGARVGQQVEKLFGGDDENKPPRRPAPSKAR from the coding sequence ATGAAGCTGACGCGTGCCCGGCGATGGGTCATCGGCTCGGTGATCACGCTGCTCCTGCTGCTGGGCGGCGGGGCATGGATCGCGTGGCGGCTGCTGCCGAGCGACGAGCAACTCGCGGCCCGCGTCAGCGAGAGCTTCGAGCGCGCGAGCGGCATCGGCCTGCGCGTAGGCGGTGCGAGCTGGTCGCTGCGCCCCGCGCCGGTCGTGGTGCTGCGCGACCTGGCCACCGACCAGTCGCGGCCGATCACCGTGCGCCGCGTGGTCCTCCGGCCGCGGCTCGCGGCGCTGTTGCGGCACACCATCGCGATCGAGGCGGTCGACGTCGAAGGCGCCGTGCTCCCGCGGGCCTCGGTGCGCGCCTTCCGGGGGCGCTGGAAAACCGATGAACTCTCCGGCGCCATGCCCTGGATCCCGGCCGACACGCCGATCGAGCGGCTTCGGCTGAACGACGTCGTGTGGATCAATCGCCAGGACATTGCCCTCGCCTATGACGCCGACGTGCGCTTCGATCCCGGCTGGCGTCCGCGTGAGGCGGAACTGCAGCGCCCCGGCGTCTCGCCCACCACTCGCCTGCACCTTGCGCGAGAAGGCAACGAAGACCGCTGGCGCGTGGAGATCGATGCCGGCGGCGGCACGTGGAACGGCGAGGCCGAGCTGCACACCTCTGAACAGGGCCACCTGCGCCTCACCGCGCAGCTGGAACCCCGGGGCGTCGATGTGGGCGAACTCGTGGGCGCCTTCCGCCGCCATCAGGCCGTCCAGGGCCGCTTCAACGGCCGCACCGAAGTGCGCAGCGAGGGCGACGATGTCGGCGAGTTGATGCGACACCTGAACACCCGCACCCGCTTCGTCATGCGGCCCGCGACGATCAAGGGCTTCGACCTGTCGAAGGTGGTCGGCGCACCCAACGCCGCGCGCGGCGGCCAGACGGTGCTCGACGAGCTCACCGGCACCGTCGAGACGCAGACCACCGAAGACGGCATCCTGCTGCGCTACATCGGACTGAAGGCCCGCTCCGGCGTGCTCAGCGCCAGCGGAAGCGCCAGCGTCCTCAACCGCCGCCTCGACGGGGAAATGGCGATCGACCTGGTCGACGGCATGGTGGGCGTGCCGCTCAAGCTGGCCGGCACGCTCGACAACCCCCAGGTGTCGATGACCGGCGGCGCGCTCGCCGGTGCCGCGGTGGGGACGGCCGTGCTCCCCGGCGTGGGCACCGCCATCGGCGCGCGTGTCGGGCAGCAGGTGGAAAAGCTCTTCGGCGGCGACGACGAGAACAAGCCGCCGCGGCGCCCGGCGCCCTCCAAGGCGCGTTGA
- a CDS encoding hotdog fold thioesterase, with product MAIWKKEISIEELTRSHENTAVATLGVEFLEIGPDFIRGRVPVDGRTRQPYGILHGGVSVVLAETLGSCGAHYSAPEGHRAVGLDINANHIRATTSGWVTGVARPVHRGRSTQVWQIDLTNDAGELTCVSRLTMAVLIPQN from the coding sequence ATGGCCATCTGGAAGAAAGAGATCTCGATCGAGGAGTTGACCCGCAGCCACGAGAACACGGCCGTCGCAACGCTGGGCGTGGAGTTCCTCGAGATCGGTCCGGACTTCATCCGCGGCCGCGTGCCGGTCGACGGGCGCACGCGCCAGCCCTACGGCATCCTGCACGGCGGGGTGTCGGTGGTGCTCGCGGAGACGCTGGGCTCCTGCGGCGCGCACTACTCGGCGCCGGAAGGCCACCGTGCCGTAGGGCTGGACATCAACGCCAACCACATCAGGGCCACGACCTCGGGGTGGGTCACGGGCGTGGCGCGTCCGGTGCATCGCGGCCGCAGCACGCAGGTCTGGCAGATCGACCTGACCAACGATGCGGGCGAGCTGACCTGCGTCTCGCGGCTGACGATGGCGGTGCTGATCCCGCAGAACTGA